In Aestuariibaculum lutulentum, one DNA window encodes the following:
- a CDS encoding SusC/RagA family TonB-linked outer membrane protein: MKTKFSGILTLLLAFVVQLTFAQEKTISGVVSDESGLPLPGATVLVKGTTTGTSTDFDGKYSIDASQGATLIFSFVGYSSKSLVVGSSNSINVTLIEDAAALEEVVVTALGIKKNPKELSYSVSQLKTEEITQTRAVNVATAMVGKIAGMQINTTSNGVNPNTRVVLRGNRSLLGNNQALIVVDGFPSSRGVLDRINSDDIEDISVLKGANAAALYGSEAANGVVVVTTKLGKGPLKVSYHGSVQFENVSYLPEVQDQFGVGGFPDGTLYPLENVAWGPRFDGQLVDASETLDNGEVWQVPYSPIKNHYKNFFVTGTSLRHGVSASGGDDDSTFYISLDQTNTTGTVPKDAFNQTNFRLKASKSLNKLNVGGNLSFYRNHSNTVGTGRQGRPLYWAIINTPLHIPFDQIKNWQTGKFTRNEVSYFRFYENPYFIVDARRNKTDYNEFNVLAFADYNITDWLTATLQMGYTGSASTSKREYDAFTYAFHLDHVYSEIDPYGAETSDGSSNSSRVNSDFLLKMNKDLSEDFNLKATIGQNVRIQDSKSISVAGGDLIIPDFYNVSTRTGDLTGSEYTSNYRKTGVYGEATLGFKDYLYLTGTGRNDWSSSLPQDNNSFFYWGTGLSFVATNAFPGMVSDKGINYLKARLNYTKTGNDPGAYQTSSTFSAPANFPYGSTVGLTQASRVASPNLSPEFTASLEAGLELGFFNNRLLSNITVYKSNSTDQIVPIDVALSSGAESAVINVGEIENKGIEFDFNATVLLTDKIKWDIGGNYAYFHSEVLELADGVDEIGIGSYYADGAGYGAEIVAQVGQPYPLLKTSSYLRDPEGRVIVDADGDPIQDTQNQIQGKTTPDYILGMNTSFRFKNFSLYAVAEYRTGHVFYNNLVDALEFTGLTKHSATAGRQPFVFPNSSYSDGNGGYIANENRLTSGGGNAFWDAYNEVKENYVTDATTLKLREVSLSYNFGDKTLDAIGMSNLAIGVYGRNLLTLRPKDNVYTDPEFNYTTGNAVGFGTQQQTAPTRQFGLSINATF, encoded by the coding sequence ATGAAAACAAAGTTTAGTGGAATTCTAACGCTATTACTGGCGTTTGTCGTGCAATTAACTTTTGCACAGGAAAAGACAATTTCAGGTGTGGTTTCAGATGAATCTGGATTACCATTGCCCGGAGCAACTGTCTTAGTAAAAGGTACAACTACAGGTACTTCAACCGATTTCGATGGAAAATACTCGATTGATGCAAGTCAAGGGGCTACCCTTATTTTCAGTTTTGTTGGGTATTCATCTAAATCCTTAGTAGTTGGTTCGTCCAACTCAATTAATGTTACTTTGATAGAAGATGCAGCTGCACTTGAAGAAGTCGTAGTAACAGCTTTAGGTATTAAGAAAAACCCTAAAGAATTATCTTACTCCGTATCACAGTTAAAAACTGAGGAAATTACTCAAACCAGAGCTGTTAACGTTGCTACAGCAATGGTTGGTAAAATTGCAGGTATGCAAATTAACACAACTAGTAATGGTGTTAATCCTAATACCAGAGTTGTATTACGTGGTAACAGATCTTTATTAGGAAACAACCAAGCACTTATTGTTGTTGATGGTTTCCCTTCTTCACGTGGAGTTTTAGACCGCATTAACTCAGACGATATTGAAGATATTAGTGTTTTAAAAGGAGCAAATGCTGCCGCTCTTTATGGTTCTGAGGCAGCTAATGGTGTGGTTGTAGTAACTACTAAATTAGGTAAAGGGCCTTTAAAAGTTTCATATCACGGTTCAGTACAGTTTGAAAATGTTTCTTATTTACCAGAAGTACAGGATCAATTTGGAGTTGGTGGATTTCCTGATGGGACACTGTATCCTTTAGAAAATGTGGCTTGGGGACCAAGATTCGATGGTCAATTAGTAGATGCCTCTGAAACGTTAGACAATGGTGAAGTATGGCAAGTTCCTTATTCTCCAATTAAAAATCACTACAAAAATTTCTTTGTTACAGGAACATCTCTAAGACACGGTGTTAGTGCTAGTGGTGGGGATGACGATAGTACTTTCTATATATCTCTTGACCAAACAAATACAACAGGTACTGTTCCTAAAGATGCTTTCAACCAAACAAATTTCAGGTTAAAAGCTAGCAAATCACTTAACAAATTAAATGTTGGTGGTAACTTATCATTCTACAGAAACCACAGTAATACTGTAGGAACAGGTCGTCAAGGAAGACCTTTATACTGGGCTATTATCAACACACCTCTACACATTCCTTTCGATCAAATTAAAAACTGGCAAACAGGTAAATTTACAAGAAATGAGGTGTCTTATTTCAGATTCTACGAAAACCCTTACTTCATTGTTGATGCTCGAAGAAATAAAACTGATTATAATGAGTTCAATGTATTAGCTTTTGCTGATTATAACATTACAGATTGGTTAACAGCTACTTTACAAATGGGATACACAGGAAGTGCTTCTACCTCTAAAAGAGAATACGATGCATTTACTTACGCATTTCACTTAGATCACGTATATTCAGAAATAGATCCTTATGGAGCTGAAACTTCAGATGGTTCTTCTAACTCATCAAGAGTAAACTCAGATTTCCTTTTAAAAATGAATAAAGATTTATCTGAAGATTTTAACTTAAAAGCAACTATAGGACAAAACGTAAGAATACAAGATTCTAAATCTATAAGTGTTGCAGGTGGTGATTTAATTATTCCTGATTTTTACAATGTATCTACAAGAACTGGCGATTTAACCGGAAGCGAATACACTTCAAACTACAGAAAAACTGGTGTTTATGGTGAAGCTACTTTAGGATTTAAAGATTATCTTTATCTTACTGGTACTGGTAGAAATGACTGGTCTTCTTCTTTACCTCAAGACAATAACTCATTTTTCTATTGGGGTACAGGACTTTCTTTTGTAGCAACAAATGCTTTCCCAGGAATGGTTTCTGATAAAGGAATTAATTATTTAAAAGCGAGATTAAACTATACTAAGACAGGTAATGACCCAGGAGCATACCAAACTTCATCTACTTTTTCAGCTCCAGCAAATTTCCCTTACGGCTCAACAGTTGGTTTAACCCAAGCTAGTCGAGTGGCTTCGCCTAACTTAAGCCCCGAGTTTACTGCATCATTAGAAGCTGGTTTAGAGTTAGGTTTCTTTAACAACCGATTACTTTCTAATATTACTGTTTATAAGTCTAATTCTACCGATCAAATTGTTCCAATCGATGTAGCCTTATCATCTGGTGCAGAATCTGCAGTAATCAACGTTGGAGAAATTGAAAATAAAGGTATTGAGTTCGATTTCAACGCAACCGTTCTTTTAACCGATAAAATTAAATGGGATATTGGTGGTAATTATGCTTATTTCCATTCTGAAGTACTTGAGTTAGCGGATGGTGTTGATGAAATTGGTATCGGATCTTACTATGCTGATGGTGCGGGTTATGGAGCCGAAATTGTTGCTCAAGTTGGTCAACCTTACCCTTTATTAAAAACAAGTTCTTATCTTAGAGATCCTGAAGGTCGTGTTATAGTTGATGCTGATGGAGATCCTATTCAGGATACTCAAAACCAAATCCAAGGTAAAACAACACCAGATTATATTTTAGGTATGAATACTAGTTTCCGTTTTAAAAACTTTAGTTTATACGCAGTTGCAGAGTATAGAACAGGGCATGTGTTTTACAATAACCTAGTAGATGCTTTAGAGTTTACAGGTTTAACAAAACATAGTGCTACTGCAGGCAGACAACCTTTTGTATTCCCTAATTCCTCTTATTCTGACGGAAATGGGGGGTACATTGCAAACGAAAATAGACTAACTTCTGGTGGTGGTAATGCTTTCTGGGATGCCTACAATGAAGTAAAAGAAAATTATGTAACTGATGCTACTACTCTTAAATTAAGAGAAGTTTCTCTGTCTTATAATTTTGGAGATAAAACTTTAGATGCCATTGGAATGAGCAATTTAGCTATAGGAGTGTACGGTAGAAACTTATTAACACTACGTCCAAAAGATAATGTTTATACAGATCCTGAGTTTAACTACACTACAGGTAATGCTGTAGGTTTTGGTACGCAACAACAAACAGCTCCTACAAGACAGTTTGGTTTAAGTATAAACGCAACCTTCTAA
- a CDS encoding SusD/RagB family nutrient-binding outer membrane lipoprotein, whose protein sequence is MKNIKMKKTIIFLFALAFLSVSCDDFLDVNDNPNDPAISTPSLTLPVAQQSFVALNARTMTTLGNYLVVNWSTPSNWSANAIYSRYNFTSSDFTTIFETSYAGIFKDLTYVETYEDATGAVDYSYYKAICKIIKGFQYQLLVDLYGDVPYTEANLRGENTTPAYDDAETVYKSVIEDLAVAVDLIQNAPDNAVDPGTQDIIYGGDMDHWVEFANTIKLRMLVRLSNTGQDSYITNQIASIDANGGGYITGDVAANPGYSSSANKQQPFWDYYRTAVTGIQNSRGDYTVASEYAITYLETTTNDPRLSRLYAPASASGAFKGTQQITTLPGTGFTSEDVSKVGPGLLVSAEEDQVVMTLSEALFIQAEAVVRGYISGGDSVARDLYESAIEASFDYLGVTTDAEDYYDQPILNVSWDNSPNKIEAIITQKWVALNGTSSIESWIDLTRTGYPSGLPIPVESPGTRPVRLLYPSSEIARNSDNVPAQSSDDVFTNYPFWK, encoded by the coding sequence ATGAAAAATATAAAGATGAAAAAAACAATCATATTCTTGTTCGCATTAGCGTTTCTAAGTGTAAGTTGTGATGATTTCTTAGACGTTAATGACAACCCTAACGATCCTGCTATTTCTACTCCAAGTTTGACATTGCCAGTAGCTCAACAAAGTTTCGTTGCGCTAAATGCAAGAACTATGACAACATTAGGGAACTATTTAGTTGTAAACTGGTCGACTCCTTCAAACTGGTCTGCTAACGCCATTTATTCTAGATACAATTTCACTTCAAGTGACTTTACTACAATTTTTGAAACATCATATGCCGGTATCTTTAAAGATTTAACATATGTAGAAACTTATGAGGATGCTACCGGTGCAGTAGATTACTCATACTACAAAGCAATTTGTAAAATTATCAAAGGATTTCAATATCAATTATTAGTAGATTTATACGGTGATGTTCCTTATACTGAAGCTAATTTAAGAGGCGAAAATACAACACCTGCTTACGATGATGCGGAAACCGTTTACAAATCTGTTATTGAAGATTTAGCTGTTGCTGTAGATTTAATACAAAATGCACCAGACAATGCCGTAGATCCAGGAACTCAAGATATTATCTATGGTGGAGATATGGATCATTGGGTTGAATTTGCTAACACTATCAAACTAAGAATGTTAGTGCGCCTAAGCAATACTGGTCAAGATAGCTATATCACAAACCAAATAGCTTCAATTGATGCAAACGGTGGAGGATACATTACGGGTGATGTTGCTGCTAATCCTGGTTATTCCTCTTCAGCTAACAAACAACAACCTTTCTGGGATTATTATCGTACAGCTGTAACAGGAATTCAAAATAGTAGAGGTGATTATACTGTAGCTTCAGAATACGCTATTACTTATTTAGAAACGACAACAAACGATCCAAGATTATCTCGCTTATACGCCCCAGCTTCTGCGAGCGGAGCATTTAAGGGTACTCAACAAATCACAACACTACCAGGTACCGGATTCACTTCTGAAGATGTTTCTAAAGTTGGTCCAGGTCTTTTAGTAAGTGCAGAGGAAGATCAAGTGGTTATGACTCTAAGTGAAGCGCTATTTATCCAAGCCGAGGCAGTTGTAAGAGGTTATATTTCAGGTGGCGATAGCGTAGCCAGAGACTTATATGAATCGGCAATTGAAGCTTCATTTGATTACTTAGGTGTTACAACAGATGCTGAAGATTACTACGATCAACCTATATTAAACGTTTCTTGGGATAACTCACCAAATAAAATAGAGGCTATTATTACTCAAAAATGGGTTGCTTTAAATGGAACTTCTTCTATCGAATCATGGATTGATTTAACAAGAACTGGATACCCTAGTGGGTTACCAATTCCTGTAGAATCACCAGGAACAAGACCTGTAAGACTATTATATCCTAGTTCTGAAATTGCAAGAAATAGTGATAATGTTCCTGCGCAATCTAGTGACGATGTATTTACTAACTATCCGTTTTGGAAATAA
- a CDS encoding SusC/RagA family TonB-linked outer membrane protein, with amino-acid sequence MKTKFSGILTLLLAFVVQLSFAQEKTISGTVSDETGLPLPGTTVLVKGTSSGVSSDFDGNYAIKASQGATLIFSFVGYTSQEIVVGSSNTINVTMTEDAAKLEEVLIVGYGTSTKQSFAGTATTVTSENLEIKNVSNLSQALAGEVAGVTVINTSGQPGTTSTIRIRGFGSVNGNRNPLYVVDGVPLISSDRDSDGNTYSSGVLNSINPSDIESTTVLKDATATAIYGSRGANGVILITTKNGSRKDTYIEAEVKSGINTQIIPRYNVIKSPEEYIGYAWEGLYNRAVISGQADPVSYTNANFFGAGYLDPGYNMWNVDTPGQLIDPATHKVREGVTRRYTPMLYSDAAFDSGYRNEGSLRMGGGNDKSKYYFSLGYLNDDGYAINTGYDRYTSRLNLDSDIKDWLNVGANISYAYAESKNNGQTVGSENLFEFADKMAPIFPVYLRDDNYQLVNDPIFGGYVYDFGNISGYRARNNADGLNPIGTASYDKVGFKRHEVSGNFSMNIKFTEDLTFETRYGMQYSIERYHNYGNPFYGGSSTGENPGSLFARDRERISSNFLQLLRYKKQFGDHSFEVLGAHESQEYTLKQTSQSKALVVVDGLLELDNFLFNLSPPSGFSEGTTLESYFSQINYDYKDKYYLTASIRTDGSSRFINDKWGTFGSVGAAWVASNEDFLKSDFLTFLKLKTSYGITGDQDGISYYDGYDTYNTSNVGGIAISPADNGNPDLTWETSKMFQAGLEFSLGTFLDGNIDYYQKRTVDQFFDRRVGPSAGIAIIKVNDGELTNQGLEFDLTTHLVDTKNFKLNLGFNGEILANKLTAMPIDPATGAPKYLDNSATYYGYSEGRSIFDFYMREWAGVDPADGSPMWYQYYDDKNDNGILDSGEGDFSVVDGDEPNQTGSIVEYEKRVADANIKKTTTHTYADATQVYVNKSAIPDLRGAFRLGASLKNWTFSTQFTYSIGGWAYDAQYGELMSDRFGTLGNNYHSDIADRWMQPGDITNVPRLSDGYDQNSTATSTRFLTKTDYIALNNAMIGYNFPQKFLADSGISSVNIWASGDNLFVKSAREGFNPTTSETGNTGRRLYAPLTTFTMGVRVKF; translated from the coding sequence ATGAAAACAAAGTTTAGTGGAATTCTAACGCTACTATTAGCGTTTGTTGTGCAATTATCTTTTGCACAGGAAAAGACAATTTCAGGAACGGTATCAGATGAAACTGGTTTACCTTTACCTGGAACTACAGTCTTAGTTAAAGGAACTTCTTCTGGGGTTTCTTCAGATTTCGATGGTAATTATGCAATTAAAGCAAGTCAAGGTGCTACTTTGATATTCAGCTTTGTTGGATATACAAGCCAAGAAATTGTGGTTGGGTCTTCAAATACAATTAATGTAACCATGACAGAAGATGCAGCAAAATTAGAAGAAGTTTTAATTGTAGGTTATGGAACTTCAACCAAACAATCTTTTGCTGGTACAGCAACAACGGTTACCAGTGAAAATTTAGAAATAAAAAACGTTTCCAATTTATCTCAAGCCTTAGCAGGTGAGGTAGCGGGCGTTACAGTTATTAATACATCCGGACAACCAGGAACGACTTCTACAATAAGAATTCGAGGTTTTGGTTCTGTAAACGGAAACCGTAATCCATTATACGTAGTAGATGGTGTCCCTTTAATTTCATCTGATAGAGATTCTGATGGTAACACCTACTCTTCTGGAGTACTTAACTCCATAAATCCATCAGATATAGAAAGCACCACTGTATTAAAAGATGCTACAGCTACTGCTATCTATGGTTCCAGAGGGGCTAACGGGGTTATTTTAATAACAACAAAAAACGGTTCTCGTAAAGACACCTATATTGAGGCAGAAGTTAAGTCAGGTATTAATACACAAATAATTCCTCGTTATAACGTTATTAAATCTCCTGAAGAATATATTGGTTATGCTTGGGAAGGATTATATAATAGAGCTGTTATTTCTGGGCAAGCTGATCCTGTAAGCTACACAAATGCAAATTTTTTTGGTGCAGGTTATTTAGATCCAGGTTACAATATGTGGAATGTTGATACTCCAGGTCAATTAATAGACCCGGCCACACATAAAGTTCGCGAAGGTGTAACCAGACGTTACACTCCGATGTTATATTCTGACGCCGCTTTTGACTCTGGATATCGTAATGAAGGTAGCTTACGTATGGGAGGCGGAAATGACAAATCTAAGTACTATTTTTCTTTAGGTTATTTAAATGATGACGGCTATGCTATAAATACGGGGTATGATAGATATACTTCCAGATTAAACCTTGATTCAGATATTAAAGACTGGCTTAACGTTGGAGCCAATATTAGCTATGCTTATGCTGAAAGTAAAAATAATGGACAAACGGTTGGTTCTGAAAACTTATTCGAATTTGCAGATAAAATGGCTCCAATCTTTCCTGTTTATTTAAGAGATGATAATTACCAATTAGTAAACGACCCAATATTTGGTGGATATGTTTACGATTTTGGTAATATATCTGGTTATAGAGCTAGAAACAATGCTGACGGTTTAAACCCTATAGGTACAGCTTCTTATGATAAAGTTGGATTTAAAAGACATGAGGTTTCAGGAAATTTTTCAATGAACATTAAATTCACTGAGGATTTAACTTTTGAGACTCGTTATGGAATGCAATATTCTATAGAACGCTATCACAATTATGGAAACCCTTTTTACGGAGGCTCATCTACCGGTGAGAATCCAGGTAGCTTATTTGCCAGAGACCGCGAAAGAATATCTAGTAACTTTTTACAATTACTACGTTACAAAAAACAGTTTGGGGATCATTCATTTGAAGTTTTAGGAGCTCATGAATCTCAAGAATATACATTAAAGCAAACATCTCAATCAAAAGCTCTAGTTGTTGTAGATGGTTTATTAGAATTAGATAACTTTTTATTCAACTTAAGCCCTCCAAGTGGCTTTAGCGAAGGAACAACTTTAGAATCATACTTTTCACAAATCAATTATGATTATAAAGACAAATATTACCTAACAGCATCTATACGTACAGATGGTTCTTCTAGATTTATTAACGATAAATGGGGAACGTTTGGTTCAGTTGGAGCTGCCTGGGTAGCATCTAATGAAGATTTTCTTAAAAGTGATTTCTTAACTTTCTTAAAGTTAAAGACTTCTTATGGAATTACCGGTGATCAGGATGGAATTTCATACTATGATGGTTATGACACATATAACACATCTAACGTTGGAGGAATTGCAATTTCACCTGCTGATAACGGTAACCCTGATTTAACTTGGGAAACATCAAAAATGTTCCAGGCCGGACTTGAATTCTCTTTAGGCACATTCTTAGATGGAAATATTGATTATTATCAAAAACGTACGGTAGATCAATTTTTCGATCGTCGCGTAGGTCCTTCTGCTGGTATTGCTATAATAAAAGTAAACGATGGAGAGTTAACCAATCAAGGTTTAGAATTTGACCTTACTACTCATTTAGTAGATACTAAAAATTTCAAATTAAACTTAGGCTTTAATGGAGAAATCTTAGCTAATAAATTAACAGCAATGCCTATCGATCCTGCAACTGGTGCCCCTAAATATTTAGATAATTCAGCCACTTATTACGGTTATTCAGAAGGACGTTCTATTTTCGATTTTTACATGAGAGAATGGGCTGGTGTTGATCCTGCGGATGGTAGTCCTATGTGGTACCAATACTATGATGACAAAAATGACAATGGCATTTTAGATTCTGGAGAAGGTGATTTTTCTGTTGTTGATGGAGACGAACCTAACCAAACAGGCTCGATTGTAGAATATGAAAAAAGAGTTGCAGATGCAAACATCAAAAAAACAACGACACATACTTATGCTGATGCAACACAAGTGTATGTTAACAAAAGTGCTATCCCAGACCTTAGAGGTGCATTTAGATTAGGAGCTAGTTTAAAAAATTGGACTTTCTCAACACAATTTACATATAGTATTGGAGGATGGGCGTACGATGCGCAATATGGTGAGTTAATGAGTGACCGTTTTGGTACTCTGGGAAACAACTACCACTCTGACATTGCTGATAGATGGATGCAACCAGGAGATATTACAAATGTTCCTAGGCTTTCTGATGGTTACGATCAAAACAGTACAGCAACATCTACTCGTTTTTTAACAAAAACCGATTATATAGCACTAAACAACGCTATGATTGGGTATAACTTCCCTCAAAAATTCCTTGCTGATTCTGGAATTAGTAGTGTTAATATTTGGGCATCTGGAGACAATTTATTTGTTAAATCTGCACGTGAAGGATTTAATCCTACAACAAGCGAAACTGGTAATACGGGTCGTAGATTATATGCTCCTTTAACAACATTCACAATGGGTGTTCGAGTTAAATTTTAA
- a CDS encoding RagB/SusD family nutrient uptake outer membrane protein: MKNIIKYALAAASLIVNYSCSEEFLEQEPSRVINTDQIADAASKNPDVIRGTMTGIYALMFETGTGGTTGHDDFGQKGYDIFADMLSSDMALSVSTYGWYRASITEYQCTQDYTYTDNYQVWRYYYRIIRSANTVIDALGGNDIVPDLDENKYIMGQAKAIRAHSYFYLAQYFQKTYDPSEEILPVYDDLLDQNGPKILASEIYSLIEGDLVSAISLLNGYQRASKIEINQDVAKGILAYVYGAMGQNDKVKTLTGEIISGGAFTLMNEEEVLGGFNDVNTPGWMWGADITIDSGLDLVSWWGQMDYFSYSYAAYGDYKVIDKALYDAIPADDVRKGQFYDNTASARYLQPNFKFYDASRVPFGAATSVVADYIYMRVAEMYLLNAEASAKEGAEGDAKTSLKAILTHRLPDVSYVDALSGAALLDEIKLQTRIELWGEGKSYLSMKRNKETRTRGTNHLSFVGVPISYDDERMTFEIPESEIQNNPFISTQNN; the protein is encoded by the coding sequence ATGAAAAATATAATAAAATATGCATTAGCTGCAGCATCATTAATTGTTAATTATAGCTGTAGTGAAGAATTTTTAGAACAAGAACCTTCTAGAGTAATTAACACAGACCAAATTGCAGATGCCGCATCTAAAAATCCAGATGTAATTCGTGGGACAATGACAGGGATTTATGCCCTTATGTTTGAAACAGGCACTGGAGGCACCACCGGACATGACGATTTCGGTCAAAAAGGTTATGATATTTTTGCTGATATGTTATCCAGCGACATGGCTCTTTCCGTAAGTACTTATGGTTGGTACAGAGCAAGTATTACAGAGTATCAATGTACGCAAGACTATACATATACAGACAACTATCAGGTATGGCGTTATTACTATCGTATTATTAGATCTGCAAACACAGTAATCGATGCATTAGGAGGTAATGATATTGTTCCTGATTTAGATGAAAACAAATATATCATGGGTCAAGCAAAAGCGATAAGAGCTCATTCTTATTTCTATCTAGCACAATACTTTCAAAAAACTTATGATCCTAGCGAAGAAATTTTACCTGTATACGATGATTTATTAGATCAAAATGGGCCAAAGATTCTTGCTTCCGAAATTTACAGCTTAATTGAAGGTGATTTGGTATCTGCTATATCATTATTAAATGGATATCAAAGAGCCAGCAAAATTGAAATTAATCAAGATGTTGCCAAAGGTATTTTAGCATACGTCTATGGAGCAATGGGACAAAACGATAAAGTAAAAACTTTGACAGGAGAAATAATTTCAGGTGGAGCATTTACACTTATGAATGAAGAAGAAGTTTTAGGCGGATTTAATGACGTAAACACACCTGGCTGGATGTGGGGAGCTGACATTACTATAGATTCTGGATTAGACCTTGTTTCTTGGTGGGGACAAATGGACTACTTTTCTTATAGTTATGCAGCTTATGGCGATTATAAAGTTATCGACAAAGCATTATATGATGCCATCCCTGCTGATGATGTAAGAAAAGGCCAATTTTACGATAATACAGCTTCAGCTAGATACCTACAACCTAACTTCAAATTTTATGACGCCAGTAGGGTTCCTTTCGGAGCAGCAACCTCTGTTGTGGCTGACTACATTTATATGAGAGTTGCAGAGATGTATTTATTAAATGCCGAAGCTTCTGCTAAAGAAGGTGCGGAAGGGGATGCTAAAACTAGCTTAAAAGCCATTTTAACACATAGATTACCAGACGTTTCTTATGTAGATGCTTTGTCTGGAGCTGCTTTATTAGACGAAATAAAACTTCAAACGAGAATAGAACTATGGGGGGAAGGAAAAAGTTATTTATCTATGAAAAGAAATAAAGAAACCAGAACTCGAGGAACAAATCACTTGTCATTTGTAGGGGTTCCTATTTCTTATGATGATGAAAGAATGACATTCGAAATCCCTGAATCAGAAATTCAAAATAACCCGTTTATTAGTACTCAAAATAACTAG
- the rlmB gene encoding 23S rRNA (guanosine(2251)-2'-O)-methyltransferase RlmB: MQEQTQIFGIRAIIEAINAGETIDKVFLQKGLKGDLFTELESVLRKNAVNSSYVPVEKLNRLTKGNHQGAVAQISPIAFYDLEDLVLQVTESGKTPLFLLLDQLSDVRNFGAIIRTAECTGVNGIIIQKKGGAPVNGDTIKTSAGAVFKIPICKVDHIKDAVFYMQASGIKVVAATEKTDATLYDVDFTEPCAIIMGSEDRGINPSTLKVVDAKAKLPLLGEIGSLNVSVACGAFLYEAVRQRLK, encoded by the coding sequence ATGCAAGAACAAACACAAATATTTGGTATCAGAGCCATTATAGAAGCTATAAATGCTGGCGAAACAATTGATAAAGTATTCCTTCAAAAAGGATTAAAAGGTGACTTGTTTACCGAACTAGAATCTGTACTTCGCAAGAATGCTGTTAATTCGTCGTATGTTCCTGTTGAAAAATTAAACCGCCTTACCAAAGGAAACCACCAAGGTGCTGTTGCACAAATATCACCAATCGCTTTTTACGATTTAGAGGACTTAGTTTTGCAGGTAACCGAATCGGGAAAAACACCTTTATTTCTTTTATTGGATCAATTAAGTGATGTACGTAATTTTGGAGCCATTATCCGTACGGCTGAATGTACTGGTGTTAACGGTATTATCATTCAGAAAAAAGGTGGTGCCCCAGTAAATGGCGACACCATTAAAACCAGTGCTGGTGCTGTATTTAAAATTCCTATTTGTAAAGTAGATCACATTAAAGATGCTGTGTTCTATATGCAGGCTTCAGGTATTAAAGTCGTTGCGGCAACCGAAAAAACTGATGCCACCCTTTACGATGTAGATTTTACAGAACCATGTGCCATTATTATGGGATCGGAAGATCGTGGTATTAATCCGTCTACATTAAAAGTTGTGGATGCTAAAGCTAAACTACCTTTATTAGGAGAAATAGGTTCTTTAAATGTTTCTGTGGCTTGTGGTGCCTTCTTATACGAAGCCGTAAGACAACGTTTAAAATAA
- a CDS encoding rhomboid family intramembrane serine protease, which produces MKQHRHFHFSTSVIAYPIFFVLIIWVMFWADVRFGLRLSKFGIYPQTLKGLRGVLFSPFIHGSIKHLAHNSVPLLVLSSALFYFYRPIAWKVIGYGILVSGFLTWFIGRPSYHIGASGLIYVLVSFIFFKGVFAKYYRLIALSLLVVFLYGSMIWYTLPIEKGISWEGHLAGLITGLLFAFIFKKSIAKPKKYVWEQPDYNEDDDPFLKHFDENGNFIENLEPEIEEEESIIIRYSYKEYKENDD; this is translated from the coding sequence ATGAAGCAGCATAGACATTTCCACTTTTCAACAAGCGTTATTGCATACCCCATATTTTTTGTGCTTATAATTTGGGTTATGTTTTGGGCAGATGTTCGATTTGGATTGCGACTGAGTAAATTCGGAATTTATCCGCAGACCTTAAAAGGATTAAGAGGTGTTTTGTTTAGTCCGTTTATACATGGAAGCATAAAACATCTTGCTCATAATTCGGTACCCTTACTTGTGCTAAGTTCTGCCTTGTTTTATTTCTATCGGCCAATTGCATGGAAAGTGATTGGTTACGGTATTCTCGTATCGGGATTTTTAACCTGGTTCATAGGCAGACCCTCATATCATATTGGAGCCAGTGGACTCATTTATGTTTTGGTAAGCTTTATATTCTTTAAGGGGGTTTTTGCCAAATACTACCGATTAATTGCTTTATCGCTTTTAGTGGTTTTTCTTTACGGTAGTATGATTTGGTATACCTTGCCTATAGAAAAAGGGATTTCGTGGGAAGGACATCTTGCCGGGTTAATAACAGGTTTATTATTTGCTTTTATTTTTAAAAAGTCTATTGCCAAACCTAAAAAATACGTTTGGGAACAACCCGATTATAACGAAGATGACGATCCGTTTTTAAAACATTTTGATGAAAACGGAAACTTTATAGAAAACCTCGAACCGGAAATAGAGGAGGAGGAATCTATAATAATTCGATACTCATATAAAGAGTATAAAGAGAATGACGATTAG